The following is a genomic window from Sporosarcina jeotgali.
CTGATGAAAAACGAACCCTTAAGGAAACCCATCAAAACAGTTATATTTATAAGCTCGGGAAGTACGAGATCCAGTTTATCTTGAATGAGAAAGATCAAGCAGACCATGTGAACTTACTCGCAATCAATTAAAAGAAGCCATGCGGAGGAGTAACCCCGTATGGCTTTTTAAAATTTTTAGGACTTTAAGCGATCAATGATCTCTTTTACATAGAACATGGTGCGGCTTGCGGCTTCCTCAGGAGTGGCGTCAATCCGATTATTTAGGAAATTCATAAGCATTCCTTGCCAAATTAGAATAGTTACTTCGTTGAGCGATTCGATTTTTTCTAAGTCCAGGCTGCCTTGTTCGACTGCTCTTTTTAAGATTGGATTGCCTCTTTTTACTACATTCTGTTCAAGCAGGCTCATTCTGATTTCTTCAGGAACGTCTACAAGATCCGAAGGGTAGAATTCATAATACTTCTCCAGCAAATGATCGGGGTTATCTCCTAAATCACGGATGAAAACAGAATGGAAGATATCCGGCTGCTGAAATGAATATTCACAGAAGCATTCCCAAGCAGTCATATATTGATCTAAAGCACATGTTTTATCGTTCATGCGTCTCGTTACTTCAACCGTATATTCTTTCATTAATCGCATGGATGCAAAAAAGAGCAAGTGTGAAAATTCATCAAAATAATTGTAAATGGTTGCACTGTTATATCCTGCCCGGTCTGCGACTTTACGAATGGTAACAGCTCTCGCCCCTTCTTCTTCAATAATTTCGGTTGCAGCTTCCACAAAATACTTCCACATTCTACTTTTTTGAAGCTTTTTCTTATCCAATTAAAGCGCCTCGCTTCTCTCAATTATCAGTTGTTGTACAATTCTACCAGTCTAATTCAGTATGCACTATACTTGTACTTGCAAATTTATTCTGATAGTATAAACACGTTCACAAGATAATCATGATTATAAATTAATAATGATGAATCTGCAATCTTTTTTGACTAGACAATCTTGATCAAATATAGAGGAAGTATGTTATTTGAAAGCGTTATCAAAGTTGCGTTTGTGAAACAAAAAAAGGGGGCTGAAGGATGCAGAAAACGAAATTAGATCCTTTCGTATTTTGGACGTCAATAGGATTTATTTTATTGGCAACCGTTTTACTTGTAGTATTTAGAGAAAGTGCAGAACCTGTACTGGATGATGTCATGACTTTCATTACATTTAAAATGGATTGGGCATTCCAGTTTCTTACTTTCGGGCTATTTGTATTTCTAATATGGCTTGCATTTAGTAAATTCGGACGCATTAAACTGGGAGAGGGAAAACCTGAGTTTTCAAATTTCAGTTGGGGAGCCATGCTGTTTACCGCTGGAATGGGAACAAGTATCATGTATTGGTCCATGATTGAACCGATTTCGTACTTTTCAGGTCCGCCATTTGGAATAGAACCAGGTACGAACGAAGCTGCTGAATGGTCACTTACATACGGATTATTTCATTGGGGAATCTCAGCATGGTCGTTATATGCATTCCCAACGGTCGTAATTGCATACTCGTATTTCGTAAGGAAACGGCCTTCCTTAAAAATTAGTACAGCTCTGAGTGGCGCACTCGGCAAATATGCCGATGGATGGGTTGCAAAACTTATTGACGTCCTCGTAATTTGGAGTTTAGTTGGCGGTCTTGGAACTTCACTAGGTCTAGGTGTTCCAATGGTCTCTGCGGTTGTAGGCTCCATATTGTCGATTGAACCGTCTTTAGGATTGGACGCCGTTATCGTCACGCTCATTACAATTATTTATTCGGCCAGTGCTTACTTAGGCTTGCAAAAAGGGATTAGAAGGCTAAGTAATCTGAATATTTACTTGGCAATTGCCCTTGCTCTTTTTGTTTTCATCGCAGGACCTACTTCGTTTATACTTACGTATTTCTCGAATAGTTTTGGAATGATGCTCCAAAACTTCACATTTATGAGTTTCCACACGGATCCGATATCCAAAGGTGGATTCCCTCAAGGCTGGACAGTATTCTACTGGGCTTGGTTTGCTGCAACTGCTATGTTCATGGGATTATTCGTAGCCCGGATTTCCAAAGGGCGAACGCTGCGTGAATTGATTACTCACATGCTTTTGTGGGGGTCAATCGGAGGCTGGATCTACTTCATGGTCTTCGGAGGCTATTCTATGAATTTGCAATTACAAGGAATTGCCGATGTCGCAAAAACACTTTCTGAACAAGGCGGACCAGCTGCAGTAGTAGAAATCCTTCGTTCTTTGCCATTAGATGTACTCATGTTGCCATTCTTTGTGATTGTTGGTGTGGTTTTCCTTTCAACATCCATGGACTCAGCAACATACATTTTAGCGGCTGTTGCTACGAAAGAATTACAGCCTGGGGAAGATCCTCCACGCTGGCACCGAATGATTTGGGGTGCAATACTGGCGATATTATCGATATCATTACTGTTAGTGGGCGGACTTCGTGTCATACAGACCTCAGCAGTTGTCGTAGCTGTACCAATCTTCATCATTTATATTCTTCTTCTGGTTTCACTTATCAGATGGTTGAGAGAAGATTTTCCAAACCAAAACCTACACAAATAATTGGAGGCATTTCCTATGGTATTTAATGTTAGAGAAACGAATCGTACAATCCGTACAAAATTTCCGAAAGAAACGAAAGAATTATCGAACGTCATGATTCCGCTTTCAGACGGAACTCAATTAGCTGCACACATTTGGTTGCCGATAGATGCAGAAACAACACCGGTGCCAGCCGTTCTTGAATATTTACCGTATCGCAAAAATGAATTCACAGCACTGCGTGATTCACTTCGTCATCCTTACTTTGCAGGTCATGGGTATGCGAGCATTCGTGTTGACATCCGCGGTACAGGAGACTCAGACGGTATTTTATATGATGAATACTTAAAGCAGGAGCAAGACGATGCATTAGAAGTATTGGACTGGATTTCAAAACAGCCTTGGTCGACAGGCAGTGTCGGGATGATCGGTAAGTCATGGGGCGGATTCAATGGACTCCAAATTGCCGCCCGTCAACATCCGTCGTTGAAAGCAATCATCACGTTATGTTCAACAGATGATCGTTATGCAGATGACGTCCACTACAAAGGGGGCGCGATGCTTGCTTCCGATATGCTCTGGTGGGCAAGTACGATGTTTGCATATAACGCACGTCCTCAATACCCGGAAGTCCGTGGGGATTCATGGAGAGAAAATTGGCTCGAGCGTATGGAACTGACTCCTCCATATGCAGAAGAGTGGGTTCGCCATCAGCGCTACGACTCGTATTGGAAACACGGCTCTGTTATAGAAAACTATGAAGATGTGACAATTCCAGTCTTTGCAGTGGGCGGCTGGGCAGATGGCTATACAAATGCAATTCCGAGATTGTTAACCGGCTTAAAAGGACCTAGAAAAGGATTGATTGGACCGTGGGCGCATGAATATCCGGAAATGGCGGTACCTGGCCCTCAAATCGGATTCTTGCAAGAAGCAGTCCGCTGGTGGGATGAATGGCTAAAAGAAGAGAAGACCGGCATTATGGATGAGCCGATGCTTCGTGTCTATATGCAAGACAGCGTTCCTCCGCAAACTGATTATTCCTATCGTCCCGGACATTGGGTCGCTGAACAGCAATGGCCGCCAGCGAACGTTTTGGAAAAGCAGCTGTTCTTGAACGGAAAGAACCTAAGTGGAACAGCAGAGGGCAAAGAAGTGATTGTCTCGTCAGTCCAGCAGCATGGATTGTATGCAGGTGTTTTCTGTCCATTTGGCCAGCCAGGAGATTTGCCAGCAGACCAGCGAATAGAAAACGGCATGGCGGTTGTATTCGATGCAGCGCCAGTTGAAGAAGATCAGGCAATTCTAGGCGAACCGGAATTCCGCTGCAAAATTAAATCGGATAAAAAAGCTGCCCACTTGGTGGTCCGTCTTAATGACGTTGCACCCGATGGCTCTTCAACTCGAGTCACATGGGGAGTATTGAATTTAACTCACCGTGACAGCGATGAACATCCAAGTTATCTAGAGCCTGGAAAGCCATATGACATCACCGTGAAGATGAATGTCATAGGCCACACGCTGCAAAAAGGTCATCATTGGCAGCTTGCGGTTTCACCGAACTACTGGCCGCATATTTGGCCATTCCCGGAAGCAGTAACCTTTACTCTAGGAACTGGTGAAGAGACGTCACTCGTCTTGCCGCTTAGAAATCCAAAAGATCTTGACAGCACACTGAAACCTTTTGCTCAAGCAGAAACAGCACCAGTACTTGAGAAAGATATTATGCGTGAAGCGGGCCGTACACGAGAAGTGAAGCAAGATGCAGCGACTGGAGTTTGGACGCTCGATGACTTTTCCGACGAAGGCAAGCGCAAATTGCATTGCAATGGCCTTGAATACGGAAGTACCAATCGAAATGTCTATACCATTCGAGAAAATGATCCACTCAGCGCTCGTGTGGAATGCGATTGGACGTTAAGTGTCGGGAAAGACGAGTGGCAGACGTACTTGGAGACGAAGAGTACGATTACTGCTGACGAAACTCATTATTATCTTATGAATGAATTGAAAGCATGGGAGAACGATAAAGAAGTGTTCCATAAGAAATGGGAAGAGAAGATTGAACGTGACTTCACTTAATTGAATAGGTGAGTTATGTAAGATGAGTTGCCGAGGGAATCAGAGAAATCTGGTTCCAGCAGCAGCTTTTTTTATGGGGAACTTTTCTAATAATGCTTGCGGGAACTCATAGGAATGGTGATACCTTACTGCATGTGCTCATAAATCCTTGAAAGTGCTCATAAACTTCTAGATGTGCTCATAAATCTGGAAATCTGCTCATAACTACAGAAAAGTGATCATAAATACAAAATTCCGCTCATAACCCTGGAATAATGCTCATAAATACCAAGAAACCGCTCATAGAGTTGCTGCTCACGCATAACTGATATGCAGCAAGCTCATTATTCTCAACTTCCAATTAGGAAATCCTTTAAGAAAACATGCGATGAACATATAAAAAGTGCTGCTTGCCGCAGAAAGAATGTTCCACTCCTCAACACCCTTATTTAATACCGATAATTTGTCTGCTTTCATTATTTAGAAAATAATTGTAAGTTACACTTTCAATTATTATGAATTGTGGTAACATATATTAAAATCGAAAAGCGATGAAGAGCCAAGTACATATGCCAAAGCATGACAGAGAACTCCGTTAGCTGAGAAGGAGAATGCAGAAGCACATGGAAACAAACCTCGAAGCTGCACATAGGATATTTTATTTTCATGAAATTGATTGTGTGCCGGGTTCTCCCGTTATAGAGATAAAGTATTTTCTATACTGAAATCAGTATACGTACTTGAAAAGGTTTTTGTGGCGACACAAGAACAAACTGTGGTGGCACCGCGAACTTCTAAATTCATGAAGTCTCGTCCTCAAGTCTATTGACATGGGGGTGGGATTTTTTTGTTGTCTTTATATGACGAAGCTCATTCCTAAGACAAACAGACAAAGATTTAATGCACTTAGAAATTTTATTAATTCAAGCGGCTTTATTCTAGGACCTTCTATTGCAGGTTTTCTGTTTATTATGGGCACTCCGTATCTAGCGGTACAACTAAATTCTCTGGCATTATGCATGTCCGCCATAGTCATATACCTTCTTCCAAACTTGGACATCTTAAACGAGAAACCTGTTACTTCTGAAAAAATGAGCATCAAAATAATCAAAAAAGATTGGCTGGAAATTTTGGCTTACAGTAAATCAAATAGGCATAGTGCATGGGTTTATATACTTTTTTGTGGAATTACTGTTTTTATGACGGGGCTGGATTCTTTAGAAGCAGCATTCGCAACGAATGTGCTTTCTTTATCGGAAAGTGCTTATGGATTTCTTGTGAGTGTTGCCGGACTAGGGATAATTGCAGGATCTTTGACAAATGCTTTATTTGCCAGTCGGTTTAAAACGAATGTGCTGATTGACATTGGTGCGATATTTACACCGGTCGGCTATTTGACCTTTGCATTTTCGCAGAGCTTTATAGCGGCATCAGCAGGTT
Proteins encoded in this region:
- a CDS encoding TetR/AcrR family transcriptional regulator; the protein is MDKKKLQKSRMWKYFVEAATEIIEEEGARAVTIRKVADRAGYNSATIYNYFDEFSHLLFFASMRLMKEYTVEVTRRMNDKTCALDQYMTAWECFCEYSFQQPDIFHSVFIRDLGDNPDHLLEKYYEFYPSDLVDVPEEIRMSLLEQNVVKRGNPILKRAVEQGSLDLEKIESLNEVTILIWQGMLMNFLNNRIDATPEEAASRTMFYVKEIIDRLKS
- a CDS encoding BCCT family transporter — encoded protein: MQKTKLDPFVFWTSIGFILLATVLLVVFRESAEPVLDDVMTFITFKMDWAFQFLTFGLFVFLIWLAFSKFGRIKLGEGKPEFSNFSWGAMLFTAGMGTSIMYWSMIEPISYFSGPPFGIEPGTNEAAEWSLTYGLFHWGISAWSLYAFPTVVIAYSYFVRKRPSLKISTALSGALGKYADGWVAKLIDVLVIWSLVGGLGTSLGLGVPMVSAVVGSILSIEPSLGLDAVIVTLITIIYSASAYLGLQKGIRRLSNLNIYLAIALALFVFIAGPTSFILTYFSNSFGMMLQNFTFMSFHTDPISKGGFPQGWTVFYWAWFAATAMFMGLFVARISKGRTLRELITHMLLWGSIGGWIYFMVFGGYSMNLQLQGIADVAKTLSEQGGPAAVVEILRSLPLDVLMLPFFVIVGVVFLSTSMDSATYILAAVATKELQPGEDPPRWHRMIWGAILAILSISLLLVGGLRVIQTSAVVVAVPIFIIYILLLVSLIRWLREDFPNQNLHK
- a CDS encoding CocE/NonD family hydrolase; translation: MVFNVRETNRTIRTKFPKETKELSNVMIPLSDGTQLAAHIWLPIDAETTPVPAVLEYLPYRKNEFTALRDSLRHPYFAGHGYASIRVDIRGTGDSDGILYDEYLKQEQDDALEVLDWISKQPWSTGSVGMIGKSWGGFNGLQIAARQHPSLKAIITLCSTDDRYADDVHYKGGAMLASDMLWWASTMFAYNARPQYPEVRGDSWRENWLERMELTPPYAEEWVRHQRYDSYWKHGSVIENYEDVTIPVFAVGGWADGYTNAIPRLLTGLKGPRKGLIGPWAHEYPEMAVPGPQIGFLQEAVRWWDEWLKEEKTGIMDEPMLRVYMQDSVPPQTDYSYRPGHWVAEQQWPPANVLEKQLFLNGKNLSGTAEGKEVIVSSVQQHGLYAGVFCPFGQPGDLPADQRIENGMAVVFDAAPVEEDQAILGEPEFRCKIKSDKKAAHLVVRLNDVAPDGSSTRVTWGVLNLTHRDSDEHPSYLEPGKPYDITVKMNVIGHTLQKGHHWQLAVSPNYWPHIWPFPEAVTFTLGTGEETSLVLPLRNPKDLDSTLKPFAQAETAPVLEKDIMREAGRTREVKQDAATGVWTLDDFSDEGKRKLHCNGLEYGSTNRNVYTIRENDPLSARVECDWTLSVGKDEWQTYLETKSTITADETHYYLMNELKAWENDKEVFHKKWEEKIERDFT
- a CDS encoding MFS transporter, whose product is MTKLIPKTNRQRFNALRNFINSSGFILGPSIAGFLFIMGTPYLAVQLNSLALCMSAIVIYLLPNLDILNEKPVTSEKMSIKIIKKDWLEILAYSKSNRHSAWVYILFCGITVFMTGLDSLEAAFATNVLSLSESAYGFLVSVAGLGIIAGSLTNALFASRFKTNVLIDIGAIFTPVGYLTFAFSQSFIAASAGFFILTFALSFANIGFLTFYQNNVPVSIMGRFSSVFGVLEALLIIVFTALIGVLAEFYEIRVVYIIGSFSFLALGFLVSVIVLDKSKTVYY